In Massilistercora timonensis, the following are encoded in one genomic region:
- a CDS encoding transketolase: MEEKRVKELALQAAKIRRTALEAINAAQSGHVGGSFSVADILTVLYFEKMNIDPKNPKDPDRDRFVLSKGHCTPTMYATLALKGYFPVEDLKTFRNVDSYLSGHVEMTKVPGVDMSAGSLGQGLSAAIGMALAGKVDKKDYRVYAALGDGEIQEGQIWEAAMAAGNYGLDNLTVFVDNNNLQIDGTIEEVMSPYPIDEKFRAFKWNVITIDGHDYAQIADAIDAAKEAKGRPTMIVAKTVKGKGVSFMENNVKFHGSTPTAEQFEQAFKELDAQIASLEV; this comes from the coding sequence ATGGAAGAAAAAAGAGTAAAAGAACTGGCACTGCAGGCGGCGAAGATCCGCAGGACGGCACTGGAGGCGATCAACGCCGCCCAGTCCGGACATGTGGGAGGCTCTTTCTCAGTGGCAGATATCCTGACTGTATTGTATTTTGAGAAAATGAACATTGACCCGAAGAATCCAAAAGATCCGGATCGGGACCGGTTTGTACTGTCCAAAGGACACTGTACCCCCACCATGTACGCCACACTGGCGCTGAAGGGATATTTCCCGGTGGAGGATCTGAAGACATTTCGAAATGTAGACAGTTATCTGTCCGGACATGTGGAGATGACCAAGGTTCCAGGCGTGGATATGTCGGCCGGATCCCTGGGACAGGGACTTTCCGCGGCTATCGGCATGGCGCTTGCGGGAAAAGTAGACAAGAAGGACTACCGTGTGTATGCCGCGCTGGGCGACGGGGAGATCCAGGAAGGACAGATCTGGGAGGCGGCCATGGCCGCCGGCAACTACGGACTGGACAACCTGACTGTATTTGTAGATAACAATAATCTTCAGATTGACGGAACCATTGAGGAGGTTATGTCTCCTTATCCCATCGATGAGAAATTCCGGGCTTTTAAATGGAATGTGATCACCATTGACGGCCATGATTACGCGCAGATCGCGGATGCCATCGACGCGGCGAAAGAAGCCAAGGGCAGACCCACGATGATCGTGGCTAAGACAGTGAAGGGCAAAGGCGTGTCCTTTATGGAAAACAATGTGAAATTCCACGGAAGTACTCCAACGGCAGAACAGTTTGAACAGGCATTTAAAGAGTTGGATGCGCAGATCGCATCACTGGAGGTGTAA
- a CDS encoding GolD/DthD family dehydrogenase, with product MDYRNFDENFSLEGKTAIVTGGASGIGYEIAKMYARKGANVVCFDLHAPEGLEAYMEEQGVGFAAYAGDITKNEDIDGCIQKTLEQFGRLDILVNCAGIGVVEGVLEHDEALWDKTLSINLTGNVRFMRAAAKVMKEQGGGKIVNMGSQAGVVALDGHLTYGCCKAAIIYATKQFAMELAQYNINVNAISPTIILTPMGEENWNNERGEEFKKKIPAHRFGYPQEVAACAVFLASDAASLINGANLVIDGGFTIC from the coding sequence ATGGATTACAGAAATTTTGATGAAAATTTCTCTCTGGAAGGGAAGACGGCCATCGTCACAGGAGGCGCCAGCGGGATCGGTTATGAGATCGCGAAGATGTACGCTAGGAAGGGAGCCAATGTGGTCTGCTTTGACCTGCACGCACCGGAAGGGCTGGAAGCCTACATGGAGGAGCAGGGAGTGGGATTCGCGGCATACGCCGGAGATATCACCAAGAACGAGGACATTGACGGGTGTATCCAAAAGACCCTGGAACAGTTCGGTCGGCTGGACATCCTGGTGAACTGCGCTGGGATCGGCGTGGTGGAAGGCGTGTTGGAGCACGATGAGGCGCTGTGGGACAAGACTCTCTCCATCAATCTGACCGGCAATGTGCGGTTTATGCGGGCGGCAGCCAAGGTTATGAAGGAGCAGGGCGGCGGCAAGATCGTCAATATGGGTTCCCAGGCCGGCGTGGTGGCGCTGGACGGACACCTTACCTACGGGTGCTGCAAGGCGGCGATCATTTATGCCACCAAGCAGTTTGCAATGGAGCTGGCTCAGTACAACATCAATGTAAACGCAATCTCGCCCACCATTATCCTGACGCCCATGGGAGAAGAGAACTGGAACAATGAGCGGGGAGAGGAATTTAAGAAGAAGATCCCGGCCCACCGGTTCGGCTATCCCCAGGAAGTGGCCGCCTGCGCGGTATTCCTGGCAAGTGATGCGGCAAGCCTTATCAACGGGGCAAACCTGGTGATCGACGGCGGATTTACGATCTGCTAA
- a CDS encoding NAD(P)-dependent alcohol dehydrogenase gives MKNRGAFMVGLDKMEIRDIPMPEPKEKEVLVEMEYVGICGSDVHYFHDGRCGSYVVEGDFMLGHECAGTVVALGEGVQNLKVGDRVALEPGITCGECEFCKRGLYNLCPDVQFLATPPVQGCYENYIAFPENMCFKLPENISTKEGALIEPLSVGLHAANQGNVQLGDSVVILGAGCIGLVTLLACKAHGASDITVVDVIPKRLDYAMKLGATRVINGKEKDAVEEIMKLTNGVGVEKVFETAGSPFTIQQTPYIVKRAGTITLVGISAQEKIEYNFAQIMDKEPTIKSVFRYRNIYPQAIAAIADGTIDVSGIVTHEFAFDDIQEAFDCAINNKDDVVKAVIKIK, from the coding sequence ATGAAAAACAGAGGAGCATTTATGGTTGGCCTGGACAAGATGGAAATCCGTGATATCCCAATGCCGGAGCCGAAGGAGAAAGAGGTCCTGGTAGAGATGGAATATGTGGGGATCTGTGGATCTGACGTTCACTATTTCCATGACGGAAGATGTGGATCTTACGTTGTAGAGGGAGACTTCATGCTGGGACATGAGTGCGCCGGAACTGTTGTAGCTCTTGGCGAAGGCGTACAGAACCTGAAGGTGGGCGACAGAGTTGCACTGGAGCCGGGGATCACCTGCGGCGAGTGTGAGTTCTGTAAGAGAGGTCTCTACAATCTGTGTCCGGACGTACAGTTCCTTGCCACACCTCCGGTACAGGGCTGCTATGAGAATTACATCGCGTTCCCGGAGAATATGTGCTTCAAGCTGCCGGAGAACATCAGCACCAAAGAAGGCGCGCTTATCGAGCCTCTTTCCGTTGGACTTCACGCGGCAAATCAGGGCAACGTACAGCTGGGCGACTCCGTAGTGATCCTGGGAGCCGGCTGCATCGGACTGGTTACCCTGCTTGCCTGCAAGGCTCACGGCGCATCTGACATCACCGTTGTTGACGTGATCCCGAAACGTCTGGACTATGCCATGAAGCTGGGCGCTACCCGGGTGATCAACGGCAAGGAGAAGGATGCGGTAGAAGAGATCATGAAGCTGACCAACGGCGTTGGCGTTGAGAAAGTATTCGAGACTGCCGGATCACCGTTTACCATCCAGCAGACACCTTATATCGTAAAGAGAGCGGGAACCATTACGCTGGTAGGAATCTCCGCGCAGGAGAAGATCGAGTACAACTTTGCCCAGATCATGGACAAAGAGCCTACCATCAAGTCTGTATTCCGCTACCGCAACATTTATCCTCAGGCGATCGCAGCTATCGCTGACGGAACCATCGACGTATCCGGTATCGTGACCCATGAATTCGCGTTTGACGATATCCAGGAAGCGTTCGACTGTGCGATCAACAACAAGGATGATGTTGTAAAAGCAGTGATCAAGATCAAATAA
- a CDS encoding sugar ABC transporter substrate-binding protein: MLVLAMVFALTACSGGGDAEGGDGEGGDNYRVAFIARASADTFAAWLTREMQAAAEEYDDITLEYFSGEGDNNQVNSLLEDCVTKQYDLVIVQVNDNAASAPYVKQVVDAGIPVITTNPAVHQGDLDGSDDDALLEGTGTVDADPVAQAQPSAEAAVEEIPENANVVVLMGPSNNFHSDGRREGWQKYFFDKRPDVKILYEDYANWNSDEALAFMETWVQGGTHIDAIISMNDNMAAGAIEAIRNNSEYFNDDGTPNFFAYGVDGNAQGVLLVKEGLLTRTTLQDASLLAQQCMENGHKVLTGEMEVTDVEYYVDAPVINSETVDEYVQLYIDNGEISEDGTGLVEQ; encoded by the coding sequence GTGCTCGTTCTGGCTATGGTATTCGCCCTGACCGCTTGTAGCGGCGGCGGAGATGCCGAAGGCGGCGACGGAGAAGGCGGCGATAACTATCGTGTAGCTTTCATCGCACGTGCAAGTGCTGATACCTTTGCTGCATGGCTGACCCGTGAGATGCAGGCAGCTGCGGAAGAGTATGATGACATCACCCTTGAGTACTTCAGTGGTGAGGGAGACAACAACCAGGTAAACAGCCTTCTTGAGGACTGCGTAACCAAACAGTACGATCTGGTTATCGTACAGGTTAACGACAATGCGGCTTCCGCACCTTATGTAAAACAGGTTGTTGACGCTGGTATCCCGGTTATCACAACCAACCCGGCAGTTCATCAGGGAGACCTGGATGGATCTGATGATGATGCCCTTCTGGAAGGAACCGGAACTGTTGACGCTGACCCGGTAGCACAGGCACAGCCAAGCGCAGAGGCAGCTGTTGAGGAGATCCCGGAGAACGCTAACGTAGTTGTATTGATGGGACCATCCAACAACTTCCACTCTGACGGACGTCGTGAAGGATGGCAGAAATACTTCTTCGATAAGAGACCTGACGTTAAGATCCTCTACGAAGACTACGCAAACTGGAACAGTGACGAAGCTCTTGCATTCATGGAGACATGGGTACAGGGCGGAACCCACATCGACGCTATCATCTCCATGAACGACAACATGGCAGCTGGCGCGATCGAAGCGATCCGGAACAACTCCGAATACTTCAACGATGACGGAACACCGAACTTCTTTGCATATGGTGTTGACGGAAATGCTCAGGGCGTTCTTCTTGTAAAAGAAGGTCTCCTGACCAGAACAACTCTGCAGGATGCTTCTCTGCTTGCTCAGCAGTGTATGGAAAACGGACACAAGGTTCTGACTGGCGAGATGGAAGTTACAGACGTAGAGTACTATGTTGACGCTCCTGTTATCAACAGCGAGACTGTTGACGAGTATGTACAGCTGTACATCGACAACGGCGAGATCTCCGAAGACGGAACAGGCCTTGTTGAGCAGTAG
- a CDS encoding ABC transporter permease: MTTSSKLRQNAQKYSIFLILIAMFIICSILSPYFLTSNNLINILRQTCVGLLIAYGEMILIIAGFLDLSVASVLALTGVLAVDTYRHTQSLAAALAVAIVVGILCNLFNAFFVAQFDVPAFIATLGMQEIARGIALYYCGGSNILQLGDFVVLGQGTVGPIPIPVIIVFVISIIIWYLVNETRWGRSLYAIGGNRNAAVASGINVKVSIYKAYIINGIMAAFAGVIFMARNNAGLPNGAVGYEMNGLTAAIVGGTSFTGGIGTVTGTIAGAFIIAFLENIMNLIGIDSYIQQIIKGAIIVIAVAFDVTSKGKKSAKVIIADDSDKKKEDK; the protein is encoded by the coding sequence ATGACTACGAGTTCTAAATTACGTCAAAACGCTCAGAAGTACTCTATCTTCCTGATACTGATCGCGATGTTCATCATCTGCAGTATCTTAAGTCCGTACTTCTTAACGAGCAACAACCTGATCAATATCCTGCGTCAGACCTGTGTGGGCCTGTTGATCGCCTACGGTGAAATGATCCTGATCATTGCCGGATTCCTGGATCTGTCCGTGGCTTCCGTACTTGCCCTTACCGGCGTCCTGGCGGTTGACACCTACCGGCATACACAGTCCCTGGCGGCAGCCCTGGCAGTAGCCATTGTGGTAGGTATCCTGTGTAACCTGTTCAACGCGTTCTTCGTAGCGCAGTTCGATGTTCCGGCGTTCATCGCTACCCTGGGTATGCAGGAGATCGCCCGTGGTATCGCCCTTTACTACTGCGGCGGTTCCAACATCCTGCAGCTTGGCGATTTCGTTGTACTTGGACAGGGAACGGTTGGTCCGATCCCGATCCCGGTCATCATCGTCTTTGTGATCAGTATCATCATCTGGTATCTGGTCAATGAGACCCGGTGGGGCAGAAGCCTTTACGCCATCGGCGGAAACCGGAACGCGGCGGTTGCCAGCGGTATCAATGTAAAAGTAAGTATCTACAAAGCATATATCATCAACGGTATCATGGCTGCGTTTGCCGGCGTGATCTTCATGGCGAGAAATAACGCGGGTCTTCCAAACGGAGCGGTAGGATACGAGATGAACGGTCTGACGGCGGCAATCGTCGGCGGTACCTCCTTCACCGGTGGTATCGGAACGGTAACCGGAACCATCGCCGGTGCGTTCATCATCGCATTCCTGGAGAACATCATGAACCTGATCGGTATCGACTCTTACATCCAGCAGATCATCAAGGGCGCGATCATCGTTATCGCCGTTGCCTTCGACGTTACCAGCAAGGGTAAGAAGAGCGCGAAGGTGATCATCGCAGATGATTCTGACAAGAAGAAAGAGGACAAATAA
- a CDS encoding sugar ABC transporter ATP-binding protein yields the protein MSEIQMRVSGISKSFPGVKALSNIDFAVRKGTVHALCGENGAGKSTLMKIINGLYKADEGQVFIDEKPVEIKNPIQARELGISMIAQELNYASELSVEENIFMGRLPVNKFGKVNWKKVRSEAVKFLEEQKLPYAPTQKLKTLTVSDIQMLEIIKAITNNAKIVIMDEPTSSISQREAELLFDKIAELKAAGVSIIYISHKMDEVFRIADDITVLRDGTVVSTDRAEDLDLETVINRMVGRKLDNAYPKEEVPLGDVALEVEHFSMKKIFDDVSFSVRKGEIVGFAGLVGAGRTETMRAMYGLDPHDSGTIKLNGKEVTIKNPMDSIKQGMIMLSEDRREYGLIPVRSVRENASIANLASYIYGGYTHKKKEEEEVEEMFKKMEVKTPSLETPISSLSGGNAQKVLLARWMLCNPDVMILDEPTRGIDVGAKFEIYKLMTDMAKEGKAVVMVSSEMAELIGMCDRIYIMCQGRITGCLNRDEFSQETIMKYATNLMNL from the coding sequence ATGAGTGAAATTCAAATGAGAGTGAGCGGGATCAGCAAATCATTCCCGGGTGTTAAGGCGCTGAGCAATATTGATTTTGCTGTCCGCAAAGGAACTGTTCACGCGCTCTGTGGAGAGAATGGCGCGGGCAAGTCCACTCTGATGAAGATCATTAACGGGTTGTACAAAGCCGATGAGGGGCAGGTCTTCATTGACGAGAAACCGGTAGAGATCAAGAACCCGATTCAGGCCAGAGAGCTTGGAATTTCCATGATAGCGCAGGAACTCAACTATGCATCGGAGTTGTCCGTAGAAGAGAACATTTTTATGGGACGTCTTCCGGTGAACAAATTTGGCAAAGTCAACTGGAAGAAGGTCCGCAGTGAGGCAGTGAAGTTTTTGGAGGAGCAGAAGCTCCCTTATGCTCCCACACAGAAGCTGAAGACGCTGACGGTATCAGACATCCAGATGCTGGAGATCATCAAGGCGATCACCAACAATGCCAAGATCGTCATCATGGACGAGCCTACCTCATCCATTTCTCAGAGAGAGGCAGAGCTTCTGTTTGATAAGATCGCGGAACTGAAGGCTGCGGGAGTCAGCATCATCTACATATCTCATAAGATGGATGAAGTATTCCGGATCGCGGACGATATCACCGTGCTGCGTGACGGAACCGTAGTTTCCACTGACCGGGCGGAAGACCTGGATCTGGAGACGGTCATCAACCGGATGGTAGGCAGAAAGCTGGACAACGCTTATCCGAAGGAAGAGGTTCCGCTTGGAGATGTGGCTCTGGAAGTAGAGCACTTCTCTATGAAGAAGATTTTCGACGATGTTTCCTTCAGCGTACGCAAAGGCGAGATCGTAGGATTCGCCGGACTGGTAGGAGCGGGACGTACCGAGACCATGAGAGCGATGTACGGACTGGATCCCCATGATTCCGGAACTATTAAACTGAACGGAAAAGAAGTGACCATCAAAAACCCGATGGACTCCATCAAACAGGGAATGATCATGCTGTCAGAGGACCGGCGCGAGTACGGACTGATCCCGGTGCGGAGCGTCCGTGAGAACGCAAGTATCGCGAATCTGGCATCCTATATCTATGGTGGATACACACATAAGAAGAAAGAAGAAGAGGAAGTTGAGGAGATGTTCAAGAAGATGGAGGTAAAGACCCCGTCCCTGGAGACTCCCATCTCTTCCCTTTCCGGTGGTAACGCGCAGAAAGTACTGCTTGCAAGGTGGATGCTCTGTAATCCGGATGTCATGATCCTGGATGAGCCTACCAGAGGTATCGACGTAGGCGCCAAGTTTGAGATCTACAAACTGATGACAGACATGGCCAAAGAAGGCAAGGCAGTTGTTATGGTTTCTTCAGAGATGGCGGAGCTGATCGGTATGTGCGACCGGATCTACATCATGTGCCAGGGCCGGATCACCGGCTGCCTGAACAGAGACGAGTTCTCTCAGGAGACCATTATGAAATACGCAACCAATCTGATGAATCTTTAA
- a CDS encoding 1-phosphofructokinase family hexose kinase, with translation MIHTLTLNPAIDRILYLDKFERNITNRIQEVRDTLGGKGTHVSVNLKLLGQDNTAFGICHGSVGTRVMDMLREAGIQVEFDHYESEERQTRTNYLLVEKSTDCTIIAESGVRLNQEELDSLIARMDRVIRPGDYLLFSGDASNSPDPSIYNRIMHAFRDKDLRFFLDTSGKSLKECIQEGPYMIKPNLDELSTLTGSRVPEEEASIIEAINSLSRYQVPIIAVSLGGDGSIVKTPEGFYRVHPPRVNVCNTIGCGDCYLAGFVYGLSKGFPMEETLRTATAVSAATAESQLSVGYDPARANALRSQVTIEKLPQV, from the coding sequence ATGATCCACACATTAACGCTGAACCCCGCCATTGACCGGATCCTCTACCTGGATAAATTCGAGCGCAATATCACCAACCGGATCCAGGAAGTCCGGGATACACTGGGCGGGAAAGGCACCCACGTATCTGTCAACTTAAAGCTGCTGGGGCAGGACAACACTGCATTTGGCATCTGCCACGGTTCCGTCGGGACCCGTGTCATGGATATGCTCCGGGAGGCTGGCATTCAGGTAGAATTCGACCATTATGAGAGCGAAGAGCGCCAGACACGCACCAACTATCTTCTGGTAGAAAAAAGTACGGACTGCACCATCATCGCGGAGAGCGGCGTCCGCCTAAACCAGGAAGAGCTGGACTCCCTGATCGCCAGGATGGACCGTGTGATCCGGCCCGGGGACTATCTTCTGTTCTCGGGGGACGCTTCCAACTCTCCGGACCCTTCCATCTACAACCGGATCATGCATGCCTTCCGGGACAAGGATCTTCGATTTTTCCTGGACACCAGCGGAAAATCTCTGAAGGAATGCATCCAGGAAGGCCCCTATATGATCAAACCCAATCTGGATGAGCTGTCCACACTGACCGGATCCCGGGTTCCGGAAGAAGAGGCTTCTATTATAGAAGCCATCAACAGTCTCTCCCGCTACCAGGTTCCCATCATCGCCGTCTCTCTGGGCGGTGACGGATCCATCGTCAAGACGCCTGAGGGCTTCTACCGGGTACATCCTCCCCGGGTAAATGTGTGCAACACCATCGGCTGCGGGGACTGCTATCTGGCCGGGTTTGTCTACGGCCTGTCCAAAGGCTTCCCCATGGAGGAAACCCTTCGGACCGCCACCGCGGTATCCGCGGCAACCGCGGAGTCCCAGCTCTCTGTCGGCTACGACCCGGCCCGGGCAAATGCATTAAGATCACAGGTAACTATCGAAAAACTGCCACAAGTGTAA
- a CDS encoding class II aldolase/adducin family protein: MSNLSYYEMRQEMVTTARLMFERRLTNAAGGNFAVRVDDNRILISPSLMSERKHCIMKPEDFLLIDYDQNILEGEGKLSRESLMHVLILSHFKEIECTIHAHPFYCMPFVAQAKPIPNVTEATMGRGEVGCIPWAKAYSEELSRSVYQYFEDHREIAEKKPIGMIMPKHGVVVSGPSIYLAYSMLERIETDAFCTITRNLI; encoded by the coding sequence ATGAGCAATTTATCTTATTATGAAATGAGACAAGAAATGGTGACTACCGCAAGGCTGATGTTTGAGCGCCGCCTTACCAACGCGGCAGGCGGAAACTTCGCAGTGCGGGTGGACGACAACCGGATCCTGATCTCCCCCTCTCTTATGTCAGAACGGAAACACTGTATTATGAAGCCGGAAGATTTTCTTCTCATTGACTACGACCAGAACATCCTGGAAGGAGAAGGCAAACTCTCCCGGGAAAGCCTGATGCACGTGCTGATCTTAAGCCATTTCAAAGAGATCGAGTGCACCATCCACGCCCACCCCTTCTACTGCATGCCTTTCGTCGCCCAGGCAAAGCCCATCCCCAATGTAACAGAGGCAACCATGGGCAGAGGCGAAGTAGGCTGCATTCCCTGGGCCAAGGCTTACTCCGAGGAACTGAGCCGCAGCGTTTACCAGTATTTTGAAGATCACAGGGAGATCGCAGAGAAGAAACCCATCGGCATGATCATGCCCAAGCACGGCGTTGTGGTTTCCGGCCCCAGTATTTATCTGGCTTACAGCATGCTGGAGCGGATCGAGACCGATGCCTTCTGCACCATCACCAGGAATCTGATCTAA
- a CDS encoding DeoR/GlpR family DNA-binding transcription regulator gives MYSQERQSKIVDLLGSQSSVSVSVLADMLKTSKETIRRDLKALESEGILTRTHGGAILNVNTPHVGAAAKFGDAVMNNEYPFALRHIRNIPAKKVIAQKAATLIEDRDTIFIDNSSTTLFLLDYIPQDLHLTIITNSVKVLLEAAKKENPNISLISLAGFYNPNNYSVYGTRTIKSAEEFFPNKTFISCTGVTLNKQLTDISLNEVDTKLAMMRKSEETYLLADHTKFEINGPFYLSGFHSIDYIVTDKYDYSPQTAETVRTITRKYGIRIITD, from the coding sequence ATGTACAGTCAGGAAAGACAATCCAAAATCGTCGATCTTCTGGGTTCACAGTCCTCTGTGAGCGTCTCGGTCCTTGCCGATATGCTTAAGACGTCCAAAGAGACTATCCGGCGGGACTTAAAGGCCCTGGAATCAGAAGGAATCCTCACCCGAACCCACGGCGGCGCGATCCTGAACGTCAACACGCCCCATGTAGGGGCGGCGGCCAAGTTCGGGGATGCGGTGATGAACAATGAGTATCCGTTTGCCCTTCGCCACATCCGCAACATTCCGGCCAAAAAGGTGATCGCCCAGAAGGCGGCTACACTGATCGAAGACAGGGATACCATCTTCATTGACAACAGCTCCACCACCCTGTTCCTTCTGGATTACATTCCCCAGGACCTGCATCTGACCATTATCACCAACTCCGTCAAGGTGCTCCTGGAAGCTGCCAAAAAGGAAAATCCCAATATCTCGCTCATCTCGCTGGCCGGATTCTACAATCCCAATAATTATTCGGTCTACGGCACCAGGACCATCAAGAGCGCGGAGGAATTTTTCCCTAACAAAACCTTCATTTCCTGCACCGGAGTGACTTTAAACAAACAGCTCACTGACATCAGCCTGAATGAAGTTGACACCAAGTTGGCCATGATGCGAAAGTCCGAGGAAACCTACCTTCTGGCGGACCACACCAAGTTTGAGATCAACGGGCCTTTCTATTTATCGGGATTCCATTCCATCGACTATATCGTCACCGATAAATACGATTATTCCCCTCAGACTGCCGAGACGGTCCGTACCATCACCAGGAAATACGGCATTCGCATCATCACGGATTAG
- a CDS encoding rhamnulokinase family protein: MNLLAFDLGASGGKLFLAVIRDGEVSIRDIHRFDNISYSMGNGLYWDILNIYREMNRGIKKAIELTSDQIDAFAIDSFSNDFGLIDRDGALLSPVRCYRDVRTQRHADKIYNTISKERLYALSGNQNALFNTFMQLAAMQEDGHGFLLDHADKLLFIPDLLLYYLTGKAITEYTLASVSQMYDFRKDDWCQEILDSYHIPRRLFGTLTRPGTLLGRTSESYNRQMETKGFPVAVVCEHDTASAYLSSPLTSGCALISCGTWALIGTELPSCVITDEGYQANLANEGGYPGHHRLLRNVMSSWFIQETRRYYQEHGENYSFSELGDLAMEAEPFRFFFDPDDPRFYDPGDIPGKIRAYCREHFGACPETVGALVRCIYESLAMKFRWTVETLEKVSERSLPVINMMGGGSKAEILCQFTANASGRKVIAGPDEATAIGNLTVQLVAIGAAATLEEAKSMLAGAFPLREYLPEETELWGRHYQDYLKLLTQK; this comes from the coding sequence TTGAACCTATTAGCTTTTGACCTTGGCGCCAGCGGCGGAAAACTGTTTCTCGCGGTTATCCGGGATGGAGAAGTGTCGATCCGGGACATCCACCGGTTCGACAACATTTCCTATTCTATGGGAAATGGATTATACTGGGATATCCTGAACATTTACAGGGAAATGAACCGAGGCATCAAAAAAGCCATCGAACTGACCAGTGATCAGATCGATGCCTTTGCCATCGATTCCTTCTCCAATGATTTCGGCCTGATCGACCGGGACGGCGCGCTGCTCTCTCCGGTCCGCTGTTACCGGGATGTCCGCACCCAGCGCCATGCAGACAAGATTTACAATACTATTTCCAAAGAACGGCTGTACGCCTTAAGCGGCAACCAGAACGCTCTGTTCAACACCTTTATGCAGCTTGCCGCCATGCAGGAAGACGGCCACGGTTTTCTGCTGGACCATGCAGACAAGCTGTTGTTTATCCCGGATCTTCTGCTCTATTACCTTACCGGAAAGGCCATCACCGAATACACGCTGGCGTCCGTCAGCCAAATGTACGATTTCCGCAAAGACGACTGGTGCCAGGAGATCCTGGATTCCTATCACATTCCCCGCCGGCTCTTTGGCACGCTGACCCGGCCCGGCACGCTGCTGGGACGCACCAGCGAATCCTACAACCGGCAGATGGAGACAAAGGGATTCCCGGTGGCTGTAGTCTGCGAACACGACACTGCCTCCGCCTATCTCTCCTCCCCCCTCACCTCCGGCTGCGCTCTGATCAGTTGCGGAACCTGGGCTCTTATCGGAACAGAGCTTCCCTCCTGCGTCATCACAGACGAGGGATATCAGGCCAACCTGGCCAATGAAGGAGGGTATCCCGGCCATCACCGGCTCCTTCGCAATGTGATGAGTTCCTGGTTCATCCAGGAAACCCGCAGATATTACCAGGAGCATGGAGAAAACTATTCCTTCTCTGAGCTTGGAGATCTTGCCATGGAAGCGGAGCCTTTCCGGTTTTTCTTTGACCCGGACGACCCCAGGTTCTACGATCCCGGCGACATCCCGGGGAAGATCCGGGCCTATTGCCGGGAACATTTCGGCGCCTGCCCGGAGACCGTGGGGGCTTTGGTCCGTTGCATCTATGAGAGCCTGGCCATGAAGTTTCGCTGGACTGTGGAAACTCTGGAGAAGGTCTCCGAAAGATCTCTTCCTGTTATCAACATGATGGGCGGCGGCTCCAAGGCCGAGATCCTGTGCCAGTTTACAGCCAACGCCTCCGGCAGGAAAGTGATCGCCGGCCCCGACGAGGCCACCGCCATCGGCAACCTTACCGTTCAGCTTGTGGCCATCGGCGCTGCTGCCACCCTTGAGGAAGCCAAAAGCATGCTGGCAGGCGCTTTCCCCCTGCGGGAATATCTGCCGGAAGAAACAGAACTCTGGGGCCGCCACTATCAGGATTATCTTAAACTTTTGACTCAGAAGTAA